In Amaranthus tricolor cultivar Red isolate AtriRed21 chromosome 5, ASM2621246v1, whole genome shotgun sequence, a genomic segment contains:
- the LOC130813165 gene encoding uncharacterized protein LOC130813165, with amino-acid sequence MGNSLRCCLACVLPCGALDLIRIVHLNGYVEEITRSVTAGEILQSYPNHVLSKPCSQGNYMVRKIMILSSDSELKRGSIYFLIPDSSLPSDHSKSKKSCGKNKIKGQKLKNHDLVDHDDHGLDKSKFSDDHNNNIAKNSKLLGLDLSTLENDHENNVVCETKSKSKSKSGKHQRRRSSRGKSGIWQPHLEIITEDL; translated from the coding sequence atGGGAAATAGCTTAAGGTGTTGTTTGGCTTGTGTGCTTCCTTGTGGAGCCTTAGATTTGATCCGAATAGTTCATCTAAATGGTTATGTAGAAGAAATCACAAGATCAGTAACAGCTGGGGAAATTCTCCAATCATATCCAAACCATGTATTAAGTAAACCTTGTTCTCAAGGTAATTATATGGTTAGAAAAATCATGATTTTATCATCTGATTCTGAGCTTAAACGTGGTAGTATCTATTTTTTGATCCCTGATTCTTCTCTACCGTCTGATCATTCCAAGTCTAAAAAATCTTGTggtaaaaataagatcaagggTCAAAAATTAAAGAATCATGATCTTGTTGATCATGATGATCATGGTTTAGATAAGTCTAAGTTTAGTGatgatcataataataatattgctaaaaatagtaagCTTTTGGGGTTGGATTTGTCTACATTAGagaatgatcatgaaaataatGTAGTTTGTGAAACAAAATCTAAGTCTAAATCTAAATCGGGAAAGCATCAAAGGAGAAGAAGCAGCAGGGGTAAAAGTGGTATTTGGCAGCCTCATTTGGAGATTATTACTGAAGAtttgtga